In Pseudomonas sp. MTM4, one genomic interval encodes:
- a CDS encoding NYN domain-containing protein, with product MKKIALFADVQNLYYTVRQAHGCHFNYAALWAEVSARGEIVEAYAYAIDRGDAKQQQFQQILRNLGFTVKLKPYIQRSDGSAKGDWDVGITIDVLDAAARVDEVALASGDGDFDLLLDRVRAGGAEATAYGVPGLTAQSLIRAATRYVPIEGKLLLKS from the coding sequence GTGAAGAAGATCGCCCTGTTTGCCGACGTGCAGAACCTCTACTACACGGTCCGCCAGGCCCACGGTTGCCATTTCAACTACGCCGCCCTGTGGGCCGAGGTCAGCGCGCGCGGCGAGATCGTCGAGGCCTATGCCTACGCCATCGACCGGGGCGACGCCAAACAACAGCAGTTTCAGCAGATCCTGCGCAACCTCGGCTTCACCGTGAAGCTCAAGCCTTATATCCAGCGCAGCGACGGCTCGGCCAAGGGCGACTGGGATGTGGGCATCACCATCGACGTGCTGGACGCTGCCGCGCGCGTCGATGAAGTGGCGCTGGCCTCCGGCGACGGCGATTTCGACCTGCTGCTCGACCGCGTACGTGCCGGCGGCGCCGAAGCCACCGCCTACGGCGTGCCGGGGCTGACCGCGCAATCGCTGATCCGCGCCGCTACGCGTTATGTGCCGATCGAAGGAAAGTTGTTGTTGAAGAGTTAA
- a CDS encoding DEAD/DEAH box helicase, with translation MTFASLGLIDPLLHTLESLDYTTPTPVQAKAIPAVLKGRDLMAAAQTGTGKTAGFALPLLQRLLHEGPQVASNSIRALVLVPTRELAEQVHESFRTYGQSLPLRTYAVYGGVSINPQMMALRKGIDVLVATPGRLLDLYRQNAVKFGQVQALVLDEADRMLDLGFAQELDDLFSALPKKRQTLLFSATFSDAIRQMAGELLRDPLSIEVSPRNAAAKTVKQWLVPVDKKRKSELFLYLLAEKRWGQVLVFAKTRKGVDQLVEELQAQGIASDAIHGDRPQASRLRALERFKAGEVQVLVATDVAARGLDIHDLPQVVNFDLPIVAEDYVHRIGRTGRAGATGEAISLVAADEVDQLAAIETLINQVLPRHDEPGFVPDHRVPATQPGGQIIKKPKKPKKPKENAAKGRVHLGNWFDESEKPNAKAIRKVPSLGGAKPAGKKR, from the coding sequence ATGACCTTCGCCTCCCTGGGCCTGATCGATCCGTTGCTGCACACGCTCGAATCCCTCGACTACACCACGCCGACCCCGGTTCAGGCCAAGGCGATTCCCGCCGTGCTCAAGGGCCGCGACTTGATGGCGGCGGCTCAGACCGGCACCGGCAAAACCGCGGGTTTCGCCTTGCCGTTGCTGCAGCGGTTACTCCACGAAGGGCCGCAGGTGGCGAGTAACTCGATTCGCGCGCTGGTGCTGGTGCCGACCCGCGAGCTGGCCGAGCAAGTCCACGAAAGCTTTCGGACTTACGGCCAGAGCCTGCCGCTGCGCACCTATGCGGTCTACGGCGGGGTCAGCATCAATCCGCAGATGATGGCGCTGCGCAAGGGCATCGACGTGCTGGTGGCGACGCCGGGTCGGCTGCTCGACCTGTACCGACAGAACGCCGTGAAGTTCGGCCAGGTGCAGGCGCTGGTGCTGGACGAAGCCGACCGTATGCTCGATCTGGGCTTCGCCCAAGAACTGGACGACCTGTTCAGCGCGCTGCCGAAGAAGCGTCAGACCCTGCTGTTCTCCGCAACCTTCTCCGATGCCATCCGCCAGATGGCTGGCGAGCTGTTGCGCGACCCGCTGTCCATCGAGGTCAGCCCGCGCAACGCCGCCGCCAAAACCGTCAAGCAATGGCTGGTTCCGGTGGACAAGAAGCGCAAGAGCGAACTTTTCCTGTACTTGCTGGCAGAAAAACGCTGGGGCCAGGTGCTGGTGTTCGCCAAGACCCGCAAGGGCGTCGATCAACTGGTCGAGGAGTTGCAGGCACAGGGCATCGCCAGCGATGCGATTCACGGCGACCGGCCGCAAGCGAGCCGACTGCGTGCGCTGGAGCGCTTCAAGGCCGGCGAAGTGCAAGTGCTGGTCGCCACCGACGTGGCCGCTCGCGGGCTGGATATCCATGACCTGCCGCAGGTGGTCAACTTCGACCTGCCAATCGTCGCGGAGGACTACGTGCACCGCATTGGCCGTACCGGCCGCGCGGGTGCCACCGGTGAAGCGATTTCCCTGGTGGCCGCCGACGAAGTCGACCAGCTCGCCGCCATCGAGACGCTGATCAATCAGGTGTTGCCGCGCCATGACGAGCCCGGCTTCGTCCCCGATCACCGTGTGCCGGCCACCCAGCCCGGCGGGCAGATCATCAAGAAGCCGAAAAAGCCAAAGAAACCCAAGGAGAACGCCGCTAAAGGGCGGGTTCATCTGGGCAACTGGTTCGACGAAAGTGAAAAACCCAACGCGAAGGCGATCCGAAAAGTGCCGAGTCTGGGTGGGGCGAAGCCCGCTGGAAAGAAGCGTTGA
- a CDS encoding AzlC family ABC transporter permease, whose amino-acid sequence MANTDAELHALSRHDVWAGFKQLTPISLFVVVFGLAFGLAAAQAGLDSYSIMLMSGLVFAGASQFASLELWGTHVPLVPLVVTVFAVNARHLLMGATLYQWLRQLPPSKRYAVMFVVSDANWAMSMQAFGRNEPGLGILFGGGLALWTFWVLGTWLGLYFGSAIHDPVSLGLDMVMGCFLLAMVVGGKKDLRMAIVWIVAGCSSMLAYWYLPANSHVVAGALAGGILGALWMEKQN is encoded by the coding sequence TTGGCAAATACTGATGCAGAACTTCACGCGCTCAGCCGCCATGACGTATGGGCCGGCTTCAAGCAGCTGACGCCTATTTCGCTTTTTGTCGTGGTGTTTGGTTTGGCCTTTGGTCTGGCTGCGGCGCAGGCCGGGTTGGATAGTTATTCCATCATGCTCATGAGCGGCCTGGTCTTTGCCGGCGCTTCACAGTTTGCCTCGCTGGAACTCTGGGGCACCCATGTTCCGCTCGTTCCGCTGGTGGTAACCGTATTTGCCGTCAATGCCCGGCATCTGTTGATGGGCGCGACCTTGTATCAGTGGTTGCGTCAATTGCCGCCGTCGAAGCGCTATGCCGTCATGTTCGTCGTCTCGGACGCCAATTGGGCGATGTCGATGCAAGCGTTCGGACGCAATGAGCCTGGGCTGGGTATCTTGTTCGGTGGCGGTCTCGCGCTCTGGACGTTCTGGGTGCTTGGGACCTGGCTTGGCCTTTATTTCGGCAGTGCCATCCATGATCCGGTCAGCCTGGGATTGGACATGGTCATGGGGTGTTTCCTGTTGGCGATGGTCGTTGGCGGCAAGAAAGATCTGCGGATGGCCATTGTCTGGATCGTCGCCGGATGTTCATCGATGTTGGCGTACTGGTATCTGCCCGCCAATAGCCATGTCGTTGCAGGCGCGCTCGCAGGCGGCATATTGGGCGCGTTGTGGATGGAGAAGCAGAATTGA
- a CDS encoding AzlD family protein, whose amino-acid sequence MTLETAGSGALIIILIMAVVTLATRWGGVFVMSFVPINRRTEQFISAMSGSVLVALLTPMAVNGDNGARLAFLVTAVTMLMLKKPLPAIAAGVIAVALFRQLSG is encoded by the coding sequence TTGACTTTGGAAACGGCAGGTTCTGGCGCGCTGATCATCATCCTGATCATGGCCGTGGTGACCTTGGCAACCCGCTGGGGCGGTGTGTTCGTGATGTCGTTCGTGCCCATCAACCGCAGGACCGAGCAATTCATCAGCGCTATGTCTGGCTCAGTGCTGGTGGCGTTGCTTACACCCATGGCGGTTAATGGAGACAACGGCGCTCGACTGGCTTTCTTGGTTACGGCTGTCACGATGTTGATGCTCAAGAAACCGTTGCCCGCGATCGCTGCTGGGGTGATCGCAGTCGCGCTGTTCAGGCAGCTCTCCGGTTGA
- a CDS encoding CNNM domain-containing protein, translated as MALLIAFAVLSILVSFICSILEAALLSITPSFIAHQKVTNPKLYERLKHLKEKVDQPLAAILTLNTVAHTVGATGVGAQVTVVFGSGYLGAASAIMTVLILVLSEILPKTIGARYWRELAPFLPPFLKGMIVLLKPFIVVSDFIMRLFGGKEPEHNVRQEIKALALLGRETNQLDEDEQRVIGNILDLHEIKLRAILTPRTVCEYASPDDSVAAFKQKVSESQFSRYPVIGDNEDPLGVVFRYDILAAADDSTVASIMKPIKITSELTSVENLMTQLMRERQHMCLVYDEFGSWQGLVTLEDVIEYIIGQPIMDETDDIPNMRRFAKRRWEHRIKAARD; from the coding sequence ATGGCCCTCCTGATCGCTTTCGCTGTTCTGTCCATCCTCGTTTCCTTCATCTGTTCGATCCTGGAAGCGGCGCTTCTATCGATTACCCCGAGTTTCATCGCACACCAGAAGGTGACGAATCCCAAGCTCTATGAACGCCTCAAGCACCTGAAGGAGAAGGTCGACCAGCCGTTGGCCGCCATTCTCACGTTGAATACGGTTGCCCATACGGTCGGCGCGACGGGCGTTGGCGCCCAGGTCACGGTCGTGTTCGGCAGCGGCTACCTTGGTGCTGCGTCCGCCATCATGACCGTCCTGATCCTGGTTCTCTCGGAAATCCTGCCGAAAACCATCGGTGCGCGGTATTGGCGGGAGCTGGCGCCGTTCCTGCCTCCATTCCTCAAGGGAATGATCGTTCTGCTCAAGCCGTTCATTGTCGTTTCCGATTTCATCATGCGGCTGTTTGGCGGCAAGGAGCCGGAGCATAACGTTCGTCAGGAGATCAAGGCGCTGGCCCTGCTCGGCCGGGAGACGAACCAGTTGGACGAGGACGAGCAGCGCGTCATCGGCAATATTCTGGACCTCCACGAAATCAAGCTCCGCGCGATCCTGACCCCAAGGACTGTGTGCGAGTATGCGTCGCCGGACGACAGCGTCGCGGCGTTCAAACAAAAGGTCAGCGAAAGCCAGTTCTCGCGCTATCCCGTCATCGGCGACAACGAAGATCCGCTGGGCGTGGTCTTTCGTTATGACATTCTGGCCGCAGCGGATGACAGCACCGTCGCCTCGATCATGAAGCCCATCAAGATCACCTCGGAACTGACGAGCGTAGAAAACCTGATGACTCAGCTGATGCGTGAGCGTCAGCACATGTGCCTCGTCTATGACGAGTTCGGCAGCTGGCAAGGGCTGGTGACGCTGGAAGACGTGATCGAATACATCATCGGCCAGCCGATCATGGACGAGACCGATGACATTCCCAACATGCGCCGCTTCGCGAAACGACGCTGGGAACACCGCATCAAAGCGGCGCGGGACTAG
- a CDS encoding SDR family NAD(P)-dependent oxidoreductase — protein MTDITYRVPQEVEGKVALVTGAASGIGKAIAQMLHARGAKVVAEDLNPDVEALAQPGLVPLVADITADGAAERAVGLAVEQFGRLDILVNNAGIIINKPVIEMTREDWERIQATNVTAAFLHSREAIKAMLPNRSGAIVNIASYASYFAFPTIAAYAASKGALAQLTRTLALEAIEHGIRVNAIGVGDVVTNILNEVVDDGPGFLAKHGEAAPIGRAAQPEEIAEVVAFLASDRASFMVGSVVMVDGGMTVTAG, from the coding sequence ATGACTGATATCACATACCGCGTTCCCCAGGAAGTCGAAGGCAAGGTCGCCCTGGTTACCGGAGCCGCCAGCGGCATCGGCAAGGCCATCGCGCAAATGCTGCATGCACGTGGCGCGAAGGTGGTTGCCGAGGATCTGAACCCCGACGTAGAGGCGTTGGCGCAGCCCGGGCTGGTGCCCCTGGTGGCTGACATCACCGCCGACGGCGCGGCCGAGCGTGCGGTGGGGCTGGCGGTGGAACAGTTCGGACGGCTGGATATTCTGGTCAACAACGCCGGGATCATCATCAACAAGCCGGTCATCGAAATGACCCGCGAGGATTGGGAGCGCATCCAGGCGACCAACGTCACCGCAGCCTTCCTGCATTCGCGCGAGGCGATCAAGGCGATGCTGCCGAACCGCTCAGGCGCCATCGTCAACATTGCCTCCTACGCCTCGTACTTCGCCTTTCCCACCATCGCCGCCTACGCGGCCTCCAAAGGCGCGCTGGCACAACTGACGCGCACCCTGGCGCTGGAGGCAATCGAGCACGGCATTCGCGTCAATGCCATCGGCGTAGGCGATGTGGTCACGAACATCCTCAACGAGGTCGTCGACGACGGCCCCGGCTTTCTGGCCAAGCACGGCGAAGCCGCGCCCATCGGTCGCGCTGCACAACCGGAAGAGATCGCCGAGGTGGTGGCCTTTCTGGCCTCGGACCGCGCCAGCTTCATGGTCGGCTCGGTCGTAATGGTCGATGGCGGCATGACGGTGACGGCCGGCTGA
- a CDS encoding helix-turn-helix domain-containing protein, which translates to MPHFLPGKPLSLPPSPQVQDVVVQLFSYQGLAEPILVPAVVEPLLVLVLSGAATVEERALDGEWQATEVHAGDFFLTSTSEPYEMRWQVQGDARFEVMHLYLSLPLIEQAARDLYGDNCNPVSFLDVSGARDERVTFLLEQLRLELFSERQPSPLFVHSLAQALAIHLVRTYPDPHNAARGANALQAYKLRRVIETMKARLAEEFCLPHLGQIAGLSDYHFSRLFKRATGLSPSQYFIRLRMARARHLLLETEMSVIEISMEVGYSSPSHFSQVFRREVGVTPRGYRRM; encoded by the coding sequence ATGCCGCACTTTTTACCCGGCAAGCCGCTGTCCCTGCCGCCGAGCCCGCAAGTGCAGGATGTGGTAGTGCAACTGTTCAGCTATCAGGGCCTTGCCGAACCTATCCTGGTTCCCGCCGTGGTGGAGCCGCTGCTGGTGCTGGTGCTGTCCGGCGCTGCTACGGTCGAAGAACGTGCCCTCGATGGCGAATGGCAAGCCACCGAGGTTCACGCTGGTGACTTCTTCCTGACCAGCACCAGCGAGCCATACGAGATGCGCTGGCAGGTGCAGGGCGACGCCCGTTTCGAAGTGATGCATCTTTATCTCAGCCTGCCGCTGATCGAGCAGGCCGCGCGCGATCTGTACGGTGACAACTGCAACCCGGTGAGTTTTCTCGATGTCTCCGGCGCTCGTGATGAGCGTGTGACCTTTCTGCTCGAACAGCTGCGGCTGGAGCTGTTCAGCGAGCGTCAGCCCAGCCCGCTATTCGTGCACAGCCTGGCCCAGGCGCTGGCCATACATCTGGTGCGCACCTACCCGGACCCGCACAACGCCGCCAGGGGCGCGAATGCGCTACAGGCCTACAAGTTGCGCCGCGTCATCGAAACTATGAAGGCGCGTCTGGCCGAGGAGTTCTGCCTGCCTCACCTGGGGCAGATCGCCGGCCTTAGTGACTACCACTTCAGCCGGCTGTTCAAGCGCGCCACGGGCCTGTCGCCCTCGCAATATTTCATCCGCCTGCGCATGGCACGCGCACGCCATCTATTGCTGGAGACGGAGATGAGCGTCATCGAGATCAGCATGGAAGTTGGCTATTCGAGCCCCAGCCACTTTTCCCAAGTCTTTCGTCGTGAGGTGGGCGTGACGCCGAGAGGCTATCGCCGGATGTGA
- a CDS encoding TIGR03862 family flavoprotein → MLSIPTPSRVAIIGGGPAGLMAAEVLSQAGIAVDLYDAMPSVGRKFLLAGVGGMNITHAEDFAAFVERYRERAGELRPLLEAFDPNALREWIHGLGIDTFVGSSGRVFPTDMKAAPLLRAWLKRLRDSGVQIHTRRRWLGWSDDGQLRIAGPEGETLLKPDATLLALGGGSWARLGSDGAWVPLLEARGVAIAPLQPANCGFEVAGWSAHLVEKFAGAPLKTVSLALPGETPRRGEFVLTATGIEGSLVYALSANVRERINATGLASVLLDLLPDRSHAQIAAALAKPRGSQSTAKHLHRQLKLDGVKAALLRELTDAETFQSPQALAAAIKALPITLLRPRPLDEAISSAGGVPFEALDDKLMLRQLPGVFCAGEMLDWEAPTGGYLLTACFASGRAAAEGMLDWLTAKPEPNPIAHAGT, encoded by the coding sequence ATGCTTTCGATTCCTACGCCTTCCCGCGTCGCCATCATCGGCGGCGGCCCAGCCGGGCTAATGGCTGCCGAAGTGCTGAGCCAGGCCGGCATTGCGGTCGACCTCTACGACGCCATGCCGTCGGTGGGTCGCAAGTTCCTGCTGGCCGGCGTCGGCGGCATGAACATCACTCACGCCGAGGATTTCGCCGCATTCGTCGAGCGCTACCGCGAACGGGCCGGCGAGCTGCGGCCGCTACTCGAAGCCTTCGATCCAAATGCATTGCGCGAGTGGATTCACGGCCTGGGCATCGACACCTTCGTCGGCAGCTCCGGCCGGGTGTTCCCCACCGACATGAAGGCCGCGCCGCTGCTGCGCGCCTGGCTCAAGCGCCTGCGCGACAGCGGCGTGCAGATTCACACCCGCCGCCGCTGGCTGGGCTGGAGCGACGATGGCCAGTTGCGTATCGCCGGGCCGGAAGGCGAAACGCTGCTGAAACCGGATGCCACCCTGCTCGCCTTGGGCGGCGGTAGCTGGGCTCGGCTGGGGTCGGACGGCGCCTGGGTGCCGCTGCTTGAAGCCCGTGGTGTCGCCATCGCGCCGCTGCAGCCAGCCAATTGCGGTTTCGAGGTGGCGGGCTGGAGCGCGCACCTCGTCGAGAAATTCGCCGGTGCGCCGCTGAAGACCGTCAGCCTGGCTTTGCCCGGCGAAACACCGCGCAGGGGCGAATTCGTCCTCACCGCGACCGGCATCGAAGGCAGCCTGGTCTATGCGCTGTCGGCGAACGTCCGTGAGCGGATCAACGCAACGGGCTTGGCATCCGTTCTGCTCGACCTGTTGCCGGATCGCTCCCACGCGCAGATCGCCGCCGCTCTGGCCAAACCGCGCGGCTCACAGTCCACGGCCAAGCACTTGCATCGCCAGTTGAAGCTGGACGGCGTAAAGGCCGCCCTGCTGCGCGAACTCACCGACGCCGAAACCTTCCAGAGCCCGCAAGCACTCGCCGCAGCGATTAAGGCCCTGCCGATCACCCTGCTGCGCCCACGCCCGCTGGACGAAGCCATCAGCAGCGCGGGCGGCGTGCCTTTCGAGGCGCTGGACGACAAGCTGATGTTGCGCCAGCTGCCCGGCGTGTTCTGCGCCGGAGAGATGCTCGACTGGGAAGCGCCGACCGGAGGCTATCTGCTCACCGCCTGCTTCGCGAGCGGCCGCGCCGCAGCCGAGGGTATGCTGGATTGGCTGACGGCGAAGCCTGAGCCGAACCCCATCGCCCATGCGGGCACCTAG
- a CDS encoding histone deacetylase — MSLPLIFHDDYSPPLPSGHRFPMEKFRLLRDHLIASGLTTDEALLRPEICPADILALAHDRTYVERYCTGDMNREELRRLGLPWSPQLAQRTLRAVGGSLLAAEQALEYGLACHLAGGTHHAHHDHASGFCIFNDLAVIALSLLESGRVGRVLIFDCDVHQGDGTARILEQVPDAVTVSLHCEKNFPARKARSDWDIGLAPGLGDTDYLKTVNDTLDYLLPLYQPDLVIYDAGVDVHRDDALGLLNLSDEGLAMRDSAVIEHCLGRDIPLVGLIGGGYDKDRALLARRHAQLHFSAAAAWERYGLG; from the coding sequence ATGTCTCTACCGTTGATCTTTCATGATGATTACAGCCCGCCGTTACCGTCCGGGCATCGCTTTCCGATGGAAAAGTTTCGGCTGCTACGTGATCACCTGATTGCGAGCGGTTTGACCACGGATGAAGCACTGTTGCGCCCGGAAATCTGTCCAGCCGACATCCTCGCTCTCGCCCATGACCGCACTTACGTCGAGCGCTACTGCACGGGAGACATGAACCGCGAGGAACTGCGCCGCCTCGGCCTGCCCTGGAGCCCGCAACTGGCGCAGCGCACGCTGCGCGCGGTCGGCGGTTCGCTGCTGGCTGCCGAGCAAGCGCTGGAATATGGGCTGGCCTGTCACCTGGCGGGTGGCACGCACCACGCGCACCACGACCACGCCTCGGGCTTCTGCATCTTCAATGACCTGGCGGTGATCGCCCTGTCGCTGCTGGAAAGCGGCCGGGTTGGTCGTGTGCTGATCTTCGACTGCGACGTGCACCAGGGCGACGGCACCGCGCGCATCCTCGAACAGGTGCCGGATGCGGTGACCGTGTCGCTGCATTGCGAGAAGAATTTTCCGGCGCGCAAGGCGCGAAGCGACTGGGACATCGGCCTGGCACCGGGCCTGGGCGACACCGATTACCTCAAGACGGTGAACGACACGCTGGATTATCTGCTGCCCCTGTACCAGCCGGATCTGGTGATCTACGACGCCGGCGTCGACGTCCACCGTGACGACGCGCTGGGCCTGCTCAACCTCAGCGATGAGGGGCTGGCAATGCGCGACAGCGCGGTCATCGAACATTGCCTGGGGCGCGACATTCCGCTGGTCGGGCTGATCGGCGGCGGCTACGACAAGGACCGCGCCCTGCTTGCCCGGCGCCATGCGCAGCTGCATTTCAGCGCCGCCGCAGCATGGGAGCGTTACGGGCTGGGTTGA
- a CDS encoding GNAT family N-acetyltransferase → MEEATVRIELETPRLRLRGWQDSDLTPLTQMCSDLRVMRYFPALLSRDDCAAAMARCRIHFARHGFGFWALERKDDGRFIGMAGLAWSRLQQPFCPAVEIGWRLASDQWRQGLAREAAEAALDCAFERLQLAEVVAYTAALNEPSRGLMVALGMQHEPQEDFEHPGVAEGHPLRPHVLYRMRRDSRAIARR, encoded by the coding sequence ATGGAAGAAGCGACAGTACGTATCGAACTGGAGACACCGCGCCTGCGCTTGCGCGGCTGGCAAGACAGCGACCTCACACCATTGACCCAGATGTGCTCCGACCTACGGGTGATGCGCTATTTCCCGGCGTTGCTCTCGCGTGACGACTGCGCGGCGGCGATGGCGCGCTGCCGTATTCACTTCGCGCGGCACGGCTTCGGTTTCTGGGCGTTGGAGCGCAAGGACGACGGGCGCTTCATTGGCATGGCCGGTCTGGCCTGGAGCCGCCTGCAACAGCCGTTTTGCCCTGCCGTGGAGATCGGTTGGCGACTCGCCAGCGATCAGTGGCGCCAGGGCCTGGCCCGCGAAGCGGCGGAGGCGGCTCTGGACTGCGCCTTCGAACGTCTGCAACTGGCGGAGGTGGTGGCCTATACCGCTGCGCTCAACGAACCGTCCAGAGGGCTGATGGTAGCCCTTGGCATGCAGCATGAACCGCAGGAAGACTTCGAACACCCTGGCGTGGCCGAGGGGCATCCGCTGCGCCCACACGTGTTGTACCGGATGCGTCGGGATAGCCGGGCCATTGCCCGACGATAA